Within the Opitutaceae bacterium TAV5 genome, the region AAAACCCCGCGTCCGGCAACAGCAGCGCCTTCCCCGGTCCTGCCACAACCACCCGCTATCTCGACCCCTCCGACAAACGCATGCAAGTGAACCGCGATTTTTACGGTCAACTCCGCAGTCAAGATCCGACCTCGCCCACCGCGGCGCCCGCGCCCGGAGCATTTAACGTGGAACCCGCCGCCGCTCGCCCCTGAATACCCGGGTCCGCACACTGCACACCATCATGCCCGCCACCACTGCCACACCCGCCACCCGCCCTGCCTCCGGCCAGACCACCAAGCTCAAGGCCATCTATCAGCTCCTTGAAGACCGCATCACCAGCGGCGTCTGGCCCGTTGGCACACAAGTTCCCACCGAAATGGAACTCGCTGAAGAATTCGAATGCGGCCGTTCCACTGTCAGCAAGGCCCTTGCCTGGCTCGCACACGACGGCTGGGTCGAACGCAAAACGCGCGCCGGCACCCGCGTCCTCCGCGCCACTCCCGGCAAGACCGACGCCCCCGCCCCCCTCAATCTTGACGCCTGCGCCTTCATCTACCCCAGCGAGCAGCACGAAGGCGTTCGTCGCATCATGACCGGTTTCCAGATCGCGGCCCATCGCGCACACCGCCAGACCGTCATGCTTTCCACCGGCACCGATTTTCGCCGTGAAGCCGAGGCCGTCGGCCGCCTCGCCGAATTCGACGTCAAGGGCGCGGTTCTCCTCCCCGTTGTCCTCAACCCCAAGGACTATGTCTATTACGCCCAGATGCTCCTCGCCTGCCGTTTCCCCGTCGTGCTCGTCACGCTCGGCATGACTGCCATGCGCCGCCCTTCTGTCGTTCTCGACGGCTTCCATGCCGGCCACACCGTCACCCGCCATCTTCTCGACCAGGGACTGCGCAACATCGGCTTCATCGCCAACCAGGCCTGGATTCCCGTCGCCCAGAACAAACACACCGGCTACTCGCGCGCCATGGAAGAAGCCGGCCTCACCGACATCGCCTCTGCTCTCGCCCACCGGGATGCCGAGATGCAGCCCAGCTTCGAAGACCCGCTTGCGGAGCCCGAACGGATGGGACGGCTCTACCTGCAACGCCACCCCGAAGTCGAGGCCGTGGTCTGCGCCAGCGACTTTCTGGCGCTCGGGATGCTCCGCGCCGCACGCGCCCTCGGACGCCACGTCCCCCGCGATCTCAAAGTCGTCGGCATCGACGATTACGCTCCGGCTGCCGTCGCCACCCCTCCTCTCACCACCTATCACGTTCCCTACGAACGCATGGGCGAACACGCTTTCGAGCTTCTCGACAACCTCCTCGGGGACACTCCTGTGCCACCCCTCGATGTTCCACTCCGCGGAGAACTCGTCGTGCGTGCCAGCTCCGGCTGACCACTTTTCACCCGATTATCACCCAGGCCACATCCCCCGGCCCCCGCCCGTCCGGCGGCCCGCATAGCCCTGCTGTGCGCCCGCACATGTGGCTCCGTATCCATCTCCCGAACACAACTCCCGATGTCACAAACCATGAATCCCGCCCGCCTCCACCTCGCCACCACCGCATTCGCGGCCCTCGTTCTGGCTGCCTCGGCCAGTCTCGTCATCACTCCTCCCCTCGTCGCAGCCGAATCCACCTGGGATGGCGGCAGCGCCTCCACCTCCAACTGGACCGATCCCGCCAACTGGACCGGCGACACCCTGGTCCCGGGTGCGAACGACACCGCCATCACCCTCGCCGGCACCACCCGCACGACCATCAACCTCAACGAGAACTACACCCTCAGGACACTCTCCATCGCCAGCGACGCCGGAGCCTTCATCCTCAACACCGACTCTGACAAAATCCTTTCCATCCACGGCGCAGGCAGCAGCGCGGATGCTGTCACCAACAACTCCGCCAATCCCTTCACCATCAATGCCGGCCTCAAGCTTCTTGGCAGCACCCGTTTCTCCGCCGTCTCCGGTGACATGAAACTCGGCAAAATCGACCTCAACTCCAGCGGAGCCTACTTCCGTGCCCTCGCCGGCCGCACCATTACTCTGGCCGGCGAGATCAGCGGCTCCGCCACCCTCGTGGAATACACCGGCTCCGGCAACTACCTCATCACGGCGGAAAACACCTACACCGCCGGCACCCGCATCCGCAGCGGTTCACTGCGCATCGCAACCTCCTCGGGCGCATTCGGTACGAGCGGCACCGTGACCCTGGGCTACGCCTCCGTCCCCGGGCAGAACCTTTCCATCCTCACCGAAACCGCCGCCAGCGTCACCAACCGGATCAACCTCGCCCATGCTTCCGGCAACACCTACACGCTCGGAGGCAGCTCCGCCGACACCTCCAGCTACAGCAGTATCCAGTTGGCCAGTACCCAGGACGACATCACGCTCTCCGTCACCGCGGCCGCCGGTGGCCGCGTTGACATAACCGGCAACGTCACCGACTCCACATCCGCCACCGGAGCCGGCACTCTCGACAAAACCGGCGCCGGCATCGTCGCCCTCCACGCCGCAGGCAACACCTACAAGGGAGCCACGAACGTCACTGCCGGCACCCTCCTGATCAACGGCACGCTCAGCGCGGACGGAGCAGCCGTGACCGTCCGGAAGGACGCCATCCTCGGAGGTAACAATGGCACCATAAGACGCGCCGTCACCCTCGAGTCGGGCGCCATCCTCTCGGCTGGCGAAATCGACCCGGCCAGCGGCGACAGTCTCATCGGTCTCCTCACCTTTGCCTCCGGCCTCACTCTGGCCTCCGATTCCGTCCTTGCCTTTGACATCGGTCCGGCGGGTAACGACCGCATCAACATTACCGGCGGCACCCTGACTCTCGACGGAATCCTCGACATCAACGCCGTCGAGGGATTCGACGCGGGCACCTGGACCCTCCTCAGCATCACGGGAGCCACGCTTGTCGACAACGGTCTCATCCTTGGCACTCTTCCCGCAGGTTTCACCTATGCACTCGACTGGCAATCGGCGGGCGGCACCCACAATCTCAACCTCATCGTCACCGCCATCCCCGAGCCTGCCGTGACCGCCCTTGCCACTGCCCTGATCATCGCCCTCGCCCCCCTCACATTTCTCACCCGCCGCCGGACCCGCTGACCCGACTCCCCGATCATCATGAAAACGCCCCGACACACCACCGCCTTCACCCTGATCGAACTCCTCGCCGTCATCGCGATCATTGCCGTGCTGGCGTCAATCGTCATCGCCACCGTCGGAAAGGTCCGCCGTTCCGCCGCCCGGGCCGAAGGGGTCGCCATCCTTCGCGGCGTTGGCCAGGCCATCCTTCTTTATGCCAACGACCACAAAGGCAAACTCCCCGGCCCCCTGTACCTGAAACAGGTCGCCATCTACCGGTCCGATACCAGAACCCTCCTCCATCACATCGGTCCCTATCTCGGAGCGCCATCCACCCCCAACGGCGAAATTATCACGGCCTGCCGTCCCCGGGCATGGAGTGAACTGCTCGCCCGGGTGCCGGACGCCTCCATCTATCGCCTCGCCTACGGCGAAGGCTCCGACCCTTCCGGCAACAAGTATTATCCCTTCGGCAACACCTCGCTCGGCAAGGACCCCATGACCCTCGAGGCCATCCCCTGGCCGACCAGGGCCTTCGCCCTGCGTGACATCAGAAAAAGCGATGATGCCGCCAACTCTCCCCTGCCTGACAACAGCACCATCTGGGGCGACGTCCAGCACCTCCTGTTCTTTGACGCCCACGTCGAGCGCCGCCCCCTCTGACCAGCCTCTCTCCGGCATGTATCCATTTTCAAACTTCGCGTATTCCGTGTTCCGGATCTTCGCGCCTGCCATGATCCTTACCGCGGCAACCGTCGTCGCCCGCGCGGATGTCACCCTCCCCGCACTTTTC harbors:
- a CDS encoding GntR family transcriptional regulator gives rise to the protein MPATTATPATRPASGQTTKLKAIYQLLEDRITSGVWPVGTQVPTEMELAEEFECGRSTVSKALAWLAHDGWVERKTRAGTRVLRATPGKTDAPAPLNLDACAFIYPSEQHEGVRRIMTGFQIAAHRAHRQTVMLSTGTDFRREAEAVGRLAEFDVKGAVLLPVVLNPKDYVYYAQMLLACRFPVVLVTLGMTAMRRPSVVLDGFHAGHTVTRHLLDQGLRNIGFIANQAWIPVAQNKHTGYSRAMEEAGLTDIASALAHRDAEMQPSFEDPLAEPERMGRLYLQRHPEVEAVVCASDFLALGMLRAARALGRHVPRDLKVVGIDDYAPAAVATPPLTTYHVPYERMGEHAFELLDNLLGDTPVPPLDVPLRGELVVRASSG